The Chelatococcus sp. HY11 genome includes a window with the following:
- a CDS encoding SCO family protein has product MNHDRLRRLALPLAAFLFSVIVLGIAIVSLVDFRRDEPVISSVGGPFTLTAQDGRTVTNKDFLGAPFLVFFGFTHCPDVCPTTLFEASELLRAAGPQGDKLRVLFVTVDPERDTPEVLKSYLGAFDPRIIGLSGSPEAIAAVLKSYKVYARKVPTSDGYTMDHTAMVYLMDAKGRFVNGFDLKRAPDVAAKDLLGYL; this is encoded by the coding sequence ATGAATCATGACCGCCTTCGGCGTCTGGCGCTCCCTCTCGCAGCTTTCCTCTTCAGCGTTATCGTGCTCGGCATCGCGATCGTCTCGCTGGTTGATTTTCGCCGCGATGAACCGGTGATATCCTCCGTTGGAGGGCCATTCACCCTGACCGCGCAGGATGGACGCACCGTTACGAACAAGGACTTCCTCGGCGCGCCGTTCCTGGTATTCTTCGGCTTCACCCATTGCCCCGATGTCTGTCCGACGACGCTGTTCGAGGCCTCCGAACTTCTCAGGGCCGCGGGGCCACAGGGCGACAAGCTGCGCGTTCTGTTCGTCACGGTGGATCCCGAGCGGGACACGCCCGAGGTGCTGAAAAGCTATCTCGGGGCGTTCGACCCACGCATCATCGGGCTGTCCGGTTCACCCGAGGCAATCGCGGCGGTGCTCAAGTCCTACAAGGTCTATGCGCGCAAGGTGCCGACAAGCGACGGATACACCATGGATCACACGGCCATGGTGTATCTGATGGATGCCAAGGGGCGCTTCGTGAACGGCTTTGATCTCAAGCGCGCGCCGGACGTCGCGGCGAAAGATCTTTTGGGCTACCTGTAA
- a CDS encoding glycosyltransferase, translated as MLRYRWSPQGDDEPLPPEIAFLAAHGVTVPQLIKAKRYALLWGVTPSESLLALGFIDEDAFYRALAAETGVPLLPADIAVCPHAPYDLGIRSGIVALQPNRRRLAFAIAPRGSAVQELLLRGPKLARQGVALIAPRRLAERVMAASAARIARRAAHELPDEDPALSARDGATKAQIVSVATAVGAASFLATLAPLQVQQVIVGLISLIFLAMITVRLACCLERVPVRPRRKVSRAWGQEWHRDDHHGDQPHSDEHLPAYTIIVPLFRETRVLGQIVSALQNLDYPAAKLDIKLVLEEDDEPMRAAVRSMEMPNFIEVIIAPSGQPRTKPRALNVALPLARGEFVVVYDAEDVPDRDQLRLAVETFARMPRSVACLQARLVIDNFRDGLLASLFAIEYMALFDVINPGLASYGLPVPLGGTSNHFRTEVLRDIKGWDAWNVTEDADLGVRLACRGYDVADLPSATLEEAPMHLGAWMRQRARWMKGWMQVCITHSRAPLNTVRTLGGAGSLGVVTMAFGTVATALAYPLFATLALIIAARLVLNGGNIAVSSIADAGFAALALVVFTAGFVSMLLPPIIGIARRGPWRLMLYVPLLPFYYVLVSVASWRGLVGLVTSPFNWNKTEHGLSARRHSLQITGSPKDLSPRRPARA; from the coding sequence TTGTTGCGTTATCGGTGGTCACCGCAGGGCGACGATGAGCCCTTGCCACCCGAGATCGCCTTTCTGGCGGCACATGGGGTGACCGTTCCGCAACTCATCAAAGCAAAGCGTTACGCGCTTCTGTGGGGTGTCACACCGTCCGAGTCCCTGCTGGCCCTGGGCTTCATCGACGAGGATGCCTTTTACCGCGCCCTGGCCGCGGAGACAGGCGTGCCGCTTTTGCCGGCCGATATAGCGGTGTGTCCGCACGCACCCTACGACCTGGGAATTCGCTCGGGGATCGTGGCGCTGCAGCCCAACCGGCGTCGCCTCGCCTTCGCGATCGCCCCGCGCGGCAGCGCGGTGCAGGAGTTGCTTCTGCGGGGGCCCAAGCTCGCGCGGCAGGGTGTGGCATTGATCGCACCGCGACGCCTCGCCGAACGCGTCATGGCGGCATCCGCCGCCCGCATCGCGCGCCGCGCGGCCCACGAATTGCCCGATGAAGACCCTGCCCTCTCCGCACGCGACGGCGCGACAAAGGCACAGATCGTCTCCGTCGCCACGGCCGTGGGCGCGGCGAGCTTTCTGGCGACGCTGGCGCCGCTTCAAGTGCAGCAAGTCATCGTTGGTCTGATCAGCCTTATCTTCCTGGCCATGATCACGGTCAGGTTGGCCTGCTGCCTCGAGCGGGTGCCAGTCCGCCCCCGCCGCAAGGTTTCACGCGCCTGGGGCCAGGAATGGCACCGCGATGATCACCACGGCGATCAGCCGCACAGCGATGAACACCTGCCGGCCTACACCATCATCGTGCCCCTGTTTCGCGAGACACGCGTGCTGGGCCAGATCGTCAGCGCTCTACAGAACCTCGACTACCCGGCGGCCAAGCTCGATATCAAGCTTGTGCTGGAAGAAGACGACGAGCCCATGCGCGCCGCTGTCCGGTCCATGGAGATGCCGAATTTCATCGAGGTCATCATCGCCCCGTCAGGGCAGCCCCGGACGAAGCCACGGGCGCTGAACGTCGCCCTGCCGCTCGCGCGCGGAGAATTCGTCGTCGTCTACGACGCCGAGGATGTGCCGGATCGCGACCAGCTACGCCTGGCCGTGGAGACTTTCGCGCGCATGCCCCGCTCCGTGGCCTGCCTCCAGGCGCGTCTCGTCATCGACAACTTCAGGGATGGCCTGCTCGCCTCCCTGTTCGCGATCGAATACATGGCGCTGTTCGACGTCATCAATCCAGGCCTCGCCAGCTATGGCCTGCCGGTGCCGCTCGGCGGCACCTCCAACCACTTCCGGACGGAGGTACTGCGCGACATCAAGGGCTGGGATGCCTGGAACGTGACGGAAGATGCCGACCTTGGCGTCAGGCTGGCGTGTCGCGGCTACGACGTCGCCGATCTGCCATCGGCGACCCTTGAGGAGGCTCCGATGCACCTCGGCGCCTGGATGCGCCAGCGCGCACGCTGGATGAAGGGATGGATGCAGGTCTGCATCACCCACAGCCGCGCCCCGCTCAATACCGTGAGGACACTCGGCGGAGCCGGTTCGCTCGGCGTCGTGACGATGGCCTTCGGCACGGTCGCAACCGCGTTGGCCTATCCGCTATTCGCTACACTCGCCCTGATCATCGCGGCGAGGCTCGTGCTGAATGGCGGGAATATCGCGGTTTCCTCGATCGCGGACGCCGGTTTTGCGGCGCTTGCGCTCGTGGTCTTCACGGCAGGCTTCGTTTCGATGCTGCTGCCGCCCATCATCGGCATCGCCCGGCGCGGCCCGTGGAGGTTGATGCTCTATGTGCCGCTGCTGCCCTTCTACTACGTCCTGGTGTCGGTGGCCTCGTGGCGCGGCCTCGTCGGCCTCGTCACTTCCCCATTCAACTGGAACAAGACGGAGCACGGACTGTCCGCCCGGCGCCACAGCCTCCAGATTACAGGTAGCCCAAAAGATCTTTCGCCGCGACGTCCGGCGCGCGCTTGA
- a CDS encoding transporter substrate-binding domain-containing protein, translating to MKPLPSRIVRIIRSHWPRSAVAAILSIILTIASGAGTSLAQDGRPRGASDEVAVPNFWNRQNPPNKPDLTGLRVIRFLTDDLYPPLHFSDAEGLPTGFSVDLARAVCDVLQVACTIQVRRFDTLLDSLAESRGDAIAAAIPIREGLRQRFAVTTPYYRTPARFVARGGGDLPEPTVETIVGRTVGVVEQSAHRAYLKAAFPGAKVETFINLGLAQDALRDGKVDYVFADGLSMALWLNGSDAAGCCRFSGGPYTESRYFGEGVGFITRRDDPILRQALDYGLQKVWEDGTYAELYLRYFPVSFY from the coding sequence ATGAAGCCCTTGCCGTCCCGTATTGTCCGGATCATTCGGTCGCATTGGCCGCGCTCGGCGGTTGCCGCCATCCTGTCGATCATCCTCACCATTGCCTCGGGCGCGGGGACGTCTTTGGCGCAGGACGGGCGGCCGCGCGGGGCCTCGGACGAGGTTGCCGTGCCGAATTTCTGGAATCGCCAGAATCCTCCGAACAAGCCGGATCTGACTGGCCTGCGGGTCATCCGGTTTCTCACGGATGATCTATACCCCCCCTTGCATTTCTCGGATGCGGAAGGCCTGCCGACGGGCTTTTCGGTGGATCTGGCGCGTGCGGTCTGCGACGTGTTGCAGGTCGCCTGCACCATCCAGGTGCGGCGTTTCGATACGCTTCTCGACTCGCTCGCCGAAAGTCGCGGCGATGCCATCGCCGCCGCCATCCCCATCCGGGAGGGGCTGCGCCAGCGCTTCGCGGTGACGACGCCCTACTACCGGACGCCCGCTCGTTTTGTGGCGCGGGGGGGCGGCGATCTGCCGGAGCCGACTGTGGAAACGATCGTCGGGCGCACGGTCGGTGTCGTGGAGCAGTCAGCCCACCGCGCCTATCTCAAGGCGGCCTTTCCGGGCGCGAAAGTCGAGACCTTCATCAACCTCGGCCTGGCACAGGATGCCCTGCGTGACGGCAAGGTGGACTATGTCTTCGCCGATGGGCTGAGCATGGCGCTCTGGCTGAACGGGAGCGATGCCGCGGGCTGCTGCCGGTTCAGTGGCGGGCCTTATACCGAGAGCCGGTATTTTGGCGAGGGCGTTGGCTTCATCACCCGGCGGGACGACCCCATCCTGCGCCAGGCCCTTGACTATGGCCTGCAGAAGGTATGGGAGGATGGCACCTATGCGGAGCTTTACCTGCGGTACTTTCCGGTGAGTTTCTACTGA
- a CDS encoding lysine--tRNA ligase has protein sequence MTTPLALDRGVIDAAHASQAWPFEEARKLVARLERSGKKSVLFETGYGPSGLPHIGTFGEVARTSMVRHAFRVLTEDKIPTRLVAFSDDMDGLRKVPDNIPNKEQTAAYLGKPLTEVPDPFGTHPSFGQHNNARLRAFLDAFGFEYSFQSATETYKSGVFDATLKLVLERYDAIMAIMLPSLRAERAQSYSPFLPIHPRTGIVMQVPLDEIRADTGTIVWRDPETGERFETPVTGGHVKLQWKPDWAMRWVALGVDYEMAGKDLIDSVKLSGQIARALGAVPPDGFNYELFLDEKGQKISKSKGNGLTIEEWLSYGMPESLALFMYSKPREAKRLYFDVIPRQVDEYAAHLAAYQKQAEPQRLSNPVWHIHAGKPPEPETVAAAGDNSGRSQLSFALLLNIVAVANAESKDMLWGYIRRYAPGVGPDTHPRLDALVGYAIRYFQDFVKPAKTYRMPDDGERAALEALSAALSVLPADASAEKIQEVLYDVARPIPRYQDLNAKNATPERPGVSNAWFNTIYQILLGEERGPRFGSFVAVYGIPETRALIAKALNGELIAEHQAFLAARGAA, from the coding sequence ATGACGACCCCCCTCGCGCTCGATCGCGGCGTTATCGATGCGGCCCACGCATCGCAGGCCTGGCCTTTTGAAGAGGCCCGCAAGCTCGTTGCACGCCTGGAACGCTCGGGGAAAAAATCGGTGCTGTTCGAGACCGGCTATGGCCCCTCGGGTTTGCCGCATATCGGCACCTTTGGCGAGGTGGCGCGCACCTCGATGGTGCGCCATGCCTTCCGTGTCCTGACCGAGGACAAGATCCCGACCCGCCTCGTCGCCTTTTCCGACGACATGGACGGCCTGCGCAAGGTTCCCGACAATATCCCGAACAAGGAGCAGACGGCTGCCTATCTCGGCAAGCCGTTGACTGAGGTGCCGGACCCGTTCGGCACGCATCCGAGCTTCGGGCAGCACAACAACGCGCGGCTGCGCGCCTTTCTCGACGCTTTCGGCTTCGAGTATTCCTTCCAGTCGGCGACCGAGACGTACAAGTCTGGCGTGTTCGATGCCACGCTCAAGCTGGTGCTGGAGCGCTACGACGCGATCATGGCCATCATGCTGCCGAGCCTCCGGGCCGAGCGGGCGCAAAGCTATTCGCCTTTTCTGCCTATCCATCCCAGGACCGGCATCGTCATGCAGGTGCCTCTCGATGAGATAAGGGCGGACACAGGCACCATCGTGTGGCGCGATCCGGAGACCGGCGAGCGGTTTGAGACGCCGGTGACCGGCGGCCATGTCAAACTGCAGTGGAAGCCGGACTGGGCGATGCGTTGGGTCGCGCTCGGCGTTGACTATGAAATGGCCGGCAAGGATCTGATCGATTCCGTCAAGCTGTCCGGCCAGATCGCGCGCGCGCTCGGCGCGGTGCCGCCGGATGGCTTCAACTACGAGCTTTTCCTGGACGAGAAGGGCCAGAAGATCTCGAAGTCCAAGGGCAACGGCCTCACGATCGAGGAATGGCTGTCCTACGGCATGCCGGAGAGCCTTGCGCTCTTCATGTATTCCAAGCCGCGTGAGGCGAAGCGGCTCTATTTCGACGTCATCCCACGGCAAGTGGATGAATATGCGGCCCATCTCGCCGCTTATCAGAAGCAGGCGGAGCCGCAGCGGCTCTCGAATCCAGTCTGGCATATCCATGCCGGAAAGCCGCCGGAGCCGGAGACCGTTGCCGCGGCCGGTGACAACAGCGGGCGCAGCCAGCTCTCCTTCGCGCTGCTTCTCAATATCGTGGCGGTGGCGAATGCCGAGAGCAAGGACATGCTCTGGGGCTATATCCGCCGCTATGCGCCGGGTGTCGGCCCGGATACGCATCCGCGGCTCGATGCGCTCGTCGGCTACGCCATCCGCTATTTCCAGGATTTCGTGAAGCCGGCGAAGACCTATCGCATGCCGGACGACGGGGAGAGGGCCGCGCTCGAGGCGCTCTCGGCGGCGCTTTCGGTGCTTCCAGCGGATGCATCAGCCGAGAAGATCCAGGAAGTTCTCTATGACGTGGCGCGGCCCATCCCGCGCTATCAGGACTTGAACGCCAAGAACGCGACGCCCGAGCGGCCCGGCGTGTCCAACGCCTGGTTCAACACGATCTACCAGATCCTGCTGGGCGAGGAGCGCGGGCCGCGCTTTGGATCCTTCGTGGCCGTCTACGGCATCCCGGAAACGCGCGCGCTCATCGCCAAGGCGCTGAACGGCGAGCTCATCGCCGAGCATCAGGCCTTCCTGGCTGCCCGCGGAGCCGCCTGA
- a CDS encoding helix-turn-helix transcriptional regulator produces MLSHDQIWSAVDGLAARYGLSPSGLARKAGLDPTSFNRSKRIGPDGRLRWPSTESIAKILEATGASLDEFMASLERGGRRAPRGLPLIGFAQAGHGGYFDDGGFPVGTGWDEVAFPDMGDDRFYALEISGESMLPLYRDGDVIIVSPTAAPRRGDRVVVRTLEGEVMVKELKRRTVKTVELRSLNPDHADRVLSLADVSWMARVMWASQ; encoded by the coding sequence ATGCTCTCGCATGATCAGATCTGGTCAGCCGTCGATGGGCTCGCGGCGCGTTATGGCCTCTCACCTTCTGGTCTTGCCCGCAAGGCCGGGCTCGATCCCACGTCCTTTAACCGGTCCAAGCGCATCGGTCCGGATGGCCGCCTGCGCTGGCCGTCGACAGAGTCTATCGCCAAGATCCTGGAGGCGACGGGCGCGTCCCTCGACGAATTCATGGCGAGCCTGGAGCGTGGCGGGCGCCGCGCGCCGCGCGGCTTGCCGCTCATCGGCTTCGCGCAGGCCGGCCATGGCGGCTATTTCGACGATGGCGGCTTCCCCGTCGGCACCGGCTGGGACGAGGTCGCCTTCCCGGACATGGGTGACGATCGGTTCTACGCGCTGGAAATTTCCGGCGAATCCATGCTGCCGCTCTATCGCGACGGCGATGTCATCATCGTTTCGCCCACAGCGGCGCCGCGCCGGGGCGACCGGGTGGTGGTGCGCACCCTCGAGGGCGAGGTGATGGTGAAGGAGCTCAAGCGCCGCACGGTCAAGACCGTCGAGCTGCGCTCCCTCAACCCCGACCATGCCGACCGCGTGCTGTCGCTGGCGGATGTCTCGTGGATGGCCCGCGTCATGTGGGCGAGCCAGTGA
- a CDS encoding DUF952 domain-containing protein, with amino-acid sequence MSTIDETCIYKICPEALWREAERDGVFTGAPVDHADGFIHFSTAAQVRETARRHFAGQQNLLLIAIDPASFGAELRFEPSRGGDLFPHLYAPLSLSAVRRIDPLPLGPDGAPIFPEEIP; translated from the coding sequence GTGTCCACCATCGACGAAACCTGCATCTACAAGATCTGTCCGGAGGCCTTATGGCGGGAGGCCGAACGGGACGGTGTCTTCACAGGTGCGCCGGTGGACCATGCGGATGGCTTCATCCATTTCTCGACGGCCGCGCAGGTCCGCGAGACCGCGCGCCGCCACTTCGCCGGGCAACAGAACCTGCTGCTGATCGCCATTGATCCAGCCTCGTTTGGGGCCGAACTACGTTTCGAGCCCTCCCGCGGAGGCGATCTCTTCCCGCATCTCTATGCGCCCCTGTCCCTATCCGCCGTCCGCCGCATTGATCCGCTGCCGCTCGGTCCCGATGGCGCCCCTATCTTTCCGGAAGAAATCCCATGA
- a CDS encoding quinone-dependent dihydroorotate dehydrogenase, which translates to MMSMLASLARPFLAQLDAETAHRLTIRALSALPPATPPQNDPKLRVEAFGLSFPNPVGLAAGFDKNAEVPDAMLGFGFGFVEAGTLTPRPQEGNPRPRVFRLPADQGVINRLGFNNGGHAAAEARLKARRGRANPSAILGINIGANKDSADRAADYVAGVKAFAPYASYFTVNISSPNTPGLRDLQQAAALDDLLARVIEARDGANGPRRPVVLKIAPDVTLAELDDIVRVARARAIDGMIVGNTTISRPATLRDSRVTEAGGLSGQPLFPLATRMLAETFLRVEGAFPLIAAGGISSAETAWQKLRAGATLMQLYSALVYHGPELVGVIKQGLVAKLATEGGTLNSHVGRDASAWTREI; encoded by the coding sequence ATGATGTCGATGCTCGCCTCCCTCGCGCGGCCGTTCCTGGCGCAGCTTGATGCCGAGACGGCGCATCGTCTGACCATTCGCGCCCTGTCCGCCCTGCCGCCGGCGACACCGCCACAGAATGACCCGAAACTCAGGGTCGAGGCTTTCGGGTTGAGTTTTCCCAACCCCGTCGGCCTTGCCGCCGGTTTCGACAAGAACGCGGAGGTGCCGGATGCGATGCTCGGCTTCGGCTTCGGTTTCGTCGAAGCGGGCACGCTGACCCCGCGGCCGCAGGAGGGCAACCCGCGTCCGCGCGTTTTCCGCCTGCCGGCGGACCAGGGCGTCATCAACCGGCTCGGCTTCAACAACGGTGGCCATGCCGCGGCTGAGGCCCGGCTCAAGGCGCGGCGCGGCCGGGCGAACCCGTCCGCCATCCTGGGCATCAATATCGGCGCCAACAAGGATTCAGCCGATCGCGCGGCGGATTACGTGGCCGGTGTGAAGGCCTTCGCGCCCTATGCCAGCTATTTCACCGTCAACATCTCCTCGCCCAACACGCCGGGTCTGCGCGATCTTCAGCAGGCGGCCGCCCTTGACGATCTCCTCGCCCGCGTCATTGAGGCGCGTGACGGCGCCAATGGCCCGCGTCGTCCGGTCGTCCTCAAGATCGCGCCGGATGTCACCTTGGCCGAGCTCGACGATATCGTCCGGGTGGCCCGCGCCCGCGCCATCGACGGCATGATCGTCGGCAACACCACGATCAGCCGGCCCGCGACACTGCGGGATTCCCGCGTGACGGAGGCGGGCGGCCTGTCCGGCCAGCCGCTGTTTCCGCTCGCGACACGCATGCTGGCCGAAACCTTCCTGCGTGTCGAAGGCGCTTTCCCGTTGATCGCGGCGGGCGGCATTTCATCCGCCGAGACCGCCTGGCAAAAGCTTCGCGCGGGAGCCACCTTGATGCAGCTCTACAGCGCGTTGGTCTATCACGGTCCCGAGTTGGTGGGCGTCATCAAGCAGGGGCTCGTCGCCAAGCTCGCGACCGAAGGCGGCACGCTCAACAGCCATGTTGGCCGCGATGCGAGCGCCTGGACGCGCGAGATCTGA
- a CDS encoding DUF6460 domain-containing protein, whose translation MANGSLQRFLGGSPGAVLVRLVFLSILVGALMAFLGITPFSLVEGVVRFIDRIFGRGLETLMEVGQWLVYGAIIVVPIWLLLRVTSKGR comes from the coding sequence ATGGCCAATGGTTCACTGCAGCGTTTTCTCGGCGGTTCGCCGGGAGCGGTTCTGGTGCGGCTGGTCTTTCTGTCGATCCTGGTCGGCGCGCTCATGGCCTTCCTCGGGATCACGCCCTTCAGTCTGGTCGAAGGCGTCGTCAGGTTCATCGATCGCATCTTCGGCCGAGGCCTGGAAACGCTGATGGAAGTCGGACAATGGCTCGTCTATGGCGCCATCATCGTCGTGCCGATCTGGCTCCTGCTCCGCGTGACCAGCAAGGGACGATAG
- a CDS encoding alpha/beta hydrolase, which translates to MPDPALFDPAAIDPETAALNATIIANADQAPDQWSLPPAVIRDMRAKGIGAFPLAPKSPRAETVTIRGPGGPIALRIIAPPQPRGVYFHIHGGGWTFGGADLQDGRLERWVETAGLACVSVEYRLAPEHPYPAAPDDCEAAALWLIREAKNRFGTERLFIGGESAGAHLAVVTLLRLRDRHQLTPFRAANLVAGAFDLGMTPSARQFGEEKLILRTLDIHLFVQNFLRNGGDLRAPDISPLYGDLRGMPPAIFTIGTRDALLDDSLFMSGRWTAAGNRAELAVYPGGCHVFIGFPTALTERALVRSEAFLADF; encoded by the coding sequence ATGCCTGATCCCGCCCTGTTCGATCCCGCCGCCATCGATCCCGAGACGGCGGCGCTCAATGCCACCATCATCGCCAATGCCGACCAGGCTCCCGATCAGTGGAGCCTGCCGCCGGCCGTCATTCGCGACATGCGCGCCAAAGGCATCGGGGCCTTCCCGCTGGCGCCGAAGAGCCCGCGCGCCGAGACGGTGACAATCCGGGGACCGGGTGGGCCGATCGCGCTCCGGATCATCGCACCGCCACAACCGCGCGGCGTTTACTTCCATATCCATGGCGGTGGCTGGACCTTCGGCGGAGCAGACCTGCAGGACGGCCGTCTCGAGCGCTGGGTCGAGACGGCGGGACTAGCCTGCGTCTCCGTGGAATACCGGCTCGCGCCGGAACATCCCTATCCCGCCGCGCCGGATGATTGCGAGGCGGCGGCGCTCTGGCTAATCCGTGAGGCCAAGAACCGCTTCGGGACAGAGCGTCTGTTCATCGGCGGCGAATCGGCTGGCGCGCATCTGGCCGTCGTGACCCTGCTGCGTCTGCGCGACCGACACCAGCTCACGCCCTTCCGCGCCGCCAATCTGGTGGCGGGAGCCTTCGACCTCGGCATGACTCCAAGCGCCCGCCAGTTCGGCGAGGAGAAACTGATTCTGCGGACGCTCGACATCCACTTGTTCGTGCAGAACTTTCTGCGCAACGGTGGAGACTTGCGTGCCCCCGACATTTCACCGCTGTATGGCGATCTCCGCGGCATGCCCCCCGCGATCTTCACCATCGGCACCCGCGACGCGCTGCTCGACGACAGCCTCTTCATGAGCGGGCGCTGGACAGCGGCCGGCAATCGCGCCGAACTCGCGGTCTATCCCGGCGGGTGTCATGTCTTCATTGGCTTTCCAACGGCCTTGACCGAAAGGGCGCTCGTCCGCAGCGAAGCCTTTCTGGCAGATTTTTAG
- a CDS encoding response regulator transcription factor, whose product MNDQPSVQIVIADDHPLYRGALQQTITTLMPQAMVIDVGTFDDAVAVLAEKGDVDLVLLDLAIPGAQRLSGLMYLRAQYPGTPVVIVSGNDDRTVIRGCMDCGASGFIPKSLGVASIGEAVRSVLAGNTWVPPDIDLSTAGDAALGDAAKRLSRLTPQQLRVLMMLTEGLLNKQIAYELSVSEATVKAHVSAILQKLGVESRTQAVILAGRVTGTGTAA is encoded by the coding sequence TTGAACGATCAGCCATCCGTGCAGATCGTCATCGCAGATGACCACCCGCTTTATCGCGGGGCCTTGCAGCAAACCATTACGACGCTCATGCCCCAGGCGATGGTGATCGACGTCGGCACTTTCGATGACGCGGTTGCGGTTCTGGCGGAAAAAGGCGACGTCGATCTCGTGTTGCTCGATCTCGCCATTCCTGGCGCCCAGCGCCTGTCCGGCCTGATGTATCTTCGCGCCCAGTATCCCGGCACTCCGGTCGTCATCGTGTCCGGCAATGACGATCGCACCGTGATTCGCGGCTGCATGGACTGCGGCGCCTCCGGCTTCATACCGAAGTCCCTCGGCGTCGCGAGCATCGGCGAGGCCGTGCGGTCCGTGCTGGCTGGAAACACCTGGGTCCCGCCGGACATCGACTTGTCGACAGCCGGGGATGCGGCGCTGGGCGACGCCGCCAAGCGCCTGTCCCGCCTCACGCCACAGCAGTTGCGTGTGCTCATGATGCTGACGGAGGGCCTGCTCAACAAGCAGATCGCCTATGAACTCAGCGTCTCCGAGGCGACCGTGAAAGCCCATGTCTCGGCGATCCTGCAGAAGCTGGGCGTCGAGAGCCGCACGCAGGCCGTCATACTGGCCGGCAGGGTGACGGGAACGGGAACAGCGGCCTGA